Proteins encoded together in one Nostoc sp. PCC 7524 window:
- a CDS encoding cation:proton antiporter produces MAAEHGLILDLTTVLGASALGGYVANRLRQPVLLGYLATGLAVGPYGFKLLSDVPRIQALASIGVAFLLFALGVEFSLTELKRVKDIAIRGSLLQIGLTTALVASLTIALGWVGGFTEGIFVGVVLSLSSTAVVLKTLAERGETNTLHGQVMLAILIAQDLALGLMLAILPALKQPESIALALGIALLKVLLFLGAAIASGRWIVPKLISNVAATESTELFVLTVIALCLGVALVTAKLGLSIEMGAFVAGLMVSEIDYADHALAKVLPLRDTFASLFFASIGMLIEPGVFIENLGLVLGLVALVMLGKAIIVMPIILKFGYSLKTAILTSFGINQIGEFSFVLALAGLQLQLIPERTYFLLLETTAVTLVLTPISLNIAPKLVNHLTQMPLFAKSMRQFAEPKSLSIPESISGHVVVAGYGRVGQVIVNILLNQGYLVLVIENSEAAIQRLRMHRIPYIFGDADSELVLEKTHLETAKALAIALPDPASSRLLLQRALAIAPELDIIARSHHDREIDFLTQMGAKEVVQPEFEAALELGAHLLATLGEPKTQIDTVITNIRTDRYRSIRPDR; encoded by the coding sequence ATGGCAGCAGAGCATGGCTTGATTCTTGATCTTACAACTGTACTAGGAGCTTCAGCATTGGGAGGATATGTTGCCAACAGACTGCGCCAACCTGTGCTGCTAGGCTATTTAGCTACTGGATTAGCAGTGGGGCCTTATGGATTTAAGCTGTTAAGTGATGTGCCGCGCATTCAAGCCTTAGCATCGATTGGTGTGGCTTTTTTGCTGTTTGCTTTGGGTGTGGAATTTTCTCTCACAGAACTGAAACGAGTCAAGGATATTGCTATCAGAGGCAGCCTACTGCAAATTGGGTTAACTACGGCTTTAGTGGCATCTTTAACAATTGCGCTGGGTTGGGTTGGGGGTTTCACTGAAGGGATTTTTGTGGGAGTAGTTCTTTCTCTGTCTTCCACGGCAGTAGTATTAAAAACCTTAGCAGAAAGAGGCGAAACGAATACACTCCACGGTCAGGTAATGCTGGCTATTTTAATTGCTCAAGATTTAGCTCTTGGCTTAATGTTAGCAATTTTACCTGCACTGAAACAACCGGAAAGTATTGCTTTGGCATTAGGTATTGCCTTACTGAAAGTTTTGCTGTTTTTAGGAGCTGCGATCGCCTCTGGTCGTTGGATAGTACCGAAGTTAATTAGTAACGTTGCTGCCACGGAAAGCACGGAGCTATTTGTCTTGACAGTGATTGCTTTGTGTTTAGGTGTGGCTTTGGTGACAGCTAAACTTGGTCTTTCGATTGAAATGGGTGCATTTGTAGCTGGGTTAATGGTTTCCGAGATTGACTATGCAGATCATGCTCTTGCCAAAGTTTTACCTTTAAGAGACACCTTTGCCTCTTTATTCTTTGCCTCCATTGGGATGTTAATTGAGCCAGGGGTATTTATCGAGAACTTGGGGTTAGTTTTGGGACTGGTGGCTTTAGTCATGCTGGGTAAAGCAATAATTGTCATGCCCATCATTTTAAAATTTGGCTACTCTCTTAAAACCGCCATCCTCACCAGTTTTGGGATTAACCAGATTGGAGAATTTTCCTTTGTCTTAGCCTTAGCGGGTTTACAACTCCAACTCATCCCAGAAAGAACTTACTTTCTACTGTTAGAAACCACAGCCGTCACCCTGGTGTTAACTCCCATATCACTCAATATCGCCCCGAAATTAGTCAACCATCTCACCCAGATGCCCTTGTTTGCCAAATCCATGCGGCAATTTGCAGAACCCAAAAGCTTGTCTATTCCCGAAAGCATTAGTGGCCATGTCGTAGTTGCAGGTTACGGGAGAGTGGGGCAAGTAATTGTGAATATTTTGCTCAATCAGGGTTATTTAGTCTTAGTAATTGAAAACAGCGAAGCCGCCATTCAAAGATTGAGAATGCACCGTATTCCTTACATTTTTGGCGATGCTGATTCCGAATTAGTGCTAGAGAAAACCCACTTAGAAACAGCCAAAGCCTTAGCAATAGCCTTACCTGATCCTGCCAGTTCGCGGTTACTGCTCCAACGAGCATTAGCGATCGCCCCAGAATTAGATATAATTGCGCGATCGCACCATGACCGTGAAATTGACTTCCTCACACAAATGGGAGCCAAAGAAGTTGTACAACCAGAATTTGAAGCCGCCCTAGAATTAGGCGCACACCTCCTAGCCACATTAGGAGAACCAAAAACTCAAATAGATACAGTCATCACCAATATTCGTACTGATAGATATCGCAGTATCCGTCCAGATAGATGA